One segment of Gasterosteus aculeatus chromosome 3, fGasAcu3.hap1.1, whole genome shotgun sequence DNA contains the following:
- the LOC120815684 gene encoding uncharacterized protein LOC120815684 isoform X1, giving the protein MEEGLSNFKALRAKFQEEALLARSKASRPAVSEKPKRFSPPGGHCCSVVSGINVALENHPPVVPRVIFRDDLRASGGRRPISFPPRPQQTSPPSPPGNGDATTRQSLRDRHMPLVLPVLPVKERKTELPAQKEHKGEPEPWREVPPQTKIKKKPLLLPFKSAKVSKVSAQNGEGPTYADLTTRPCSAPGEFPSVERQTAEGGVLLRDEQSPEFPVADIPITPPPAETSGDSNNKFVSTLERAKKRFSSRQVPTAAKPKNWRCPDFAPRDGGLHSLPGGVGEPELPVPSPLHCLSARPFSKVNPSAHRSAWDKQFARDKSHPPVRAGKPRSPSAPRERPLPDWRSLGPQPPKPPRPPSVDVTCYLRHTLRVSPGLRAPNEEPKAVPPSVSHYVLDAPEFPDFENSQMETTQSEAFDIASLELEAFDLVSTDLPVPEDRRLICFKEPDSPVCDPPEPHFTTGIRDLNLGSQRILPLDPASFPEPINFSAFPQLAASERWAQREEVIVDPLSSTQADESDAGDAESHSATQETDSGSHTGLNDVIQSHASVSRQDSYNDAWNNVYEDVDNVNKLFSGQNSRKLKGSLKNPYAHNHPTKEEACLHIWPRNPWGTVSGEHAQLVHNYVHSQGRQSPNNADLKEQRKREKQRLEKDKKVQKEREKKENEMKKKFKVTGEEEAMYHAKVIAASKVRKHDLPVQSGDTVSIIRTTSCPKGRWLARDANHKYGYISVMNVELNIKEMLELGKKAQAAGRGGNPEGDTISIGSRSSAQPVLTSSFTDDSEEWACEDETLSPSSESHSYPHQTASLPEMSCGHVSAPQTLSDANLEDLHTQTRHEALQKLAIFFQHSREESDDIPATPAKYDILHDLVYDFTSLTCIYRCGHIQNMQSATILMLFISFRCTVPKNQVSLQLFFCFFSSYDSTVVTTRVTHTDNGEANSGTPVISYRAR; this is encoded by the exons ATGGAAGAG GGACTGAGCAACTTCAAAGCTCTGAGGGCCAAGTTTCAGGAGGAGGCTCTCCTCGCTCGATCCAAAGCCAGTCGGCCAGCTGTTTCAGAGAAACCCAAGCGCTTTTCTCCTCCTGGAGGTCACTGCTGCTCCGTGGTCAGCGGTATTAACGTCGCTCTAGAAAACCACCCGCCGGTGGTTCCCCGGGTCATCTTCAGAGACGATCTGCGGGCTTCCGGAGGCAGGCGACCAATTTCCTTTCCCCCGCGACCTCAGCAGACCTCCCCGCCTTCTCCCCCGGGTAATGGAGACGCCACAACGAGGCAGTCCCTCAGGGACCGACACATGCCTCTAGTTCTCCCTGTCCTGCCTGTAAAAGAGCGAAAGACTGAGCTGCCAGCCCAAAAGGAGCACAAAGGGGAACCGGAGCCCTGGCGAGAAGTCCCGCCGCAAACGAAAATCAAGAAGAAGCCTCTGCTGCTTCCTTTCAAGTCAGCCAAAGTGTCAAAGGTCAGCGCACAGAATGGAGAGGGGCCTACGTATGCTGATTTGACCACCAGGCCCTGCAGCGCTCCCGGTGAGTTCCCCTCGGTGGAAAGGCAAACCGCAGAAGGCGGCGTTTTGCTCCGCGACGAGCAATCTCCCGAGTTCCCCGTCGCCGACATCCCGATCACCCCTCCTCCCGCGGAGACGAGCGGCGATTCCAACAACAAATTCGTGAGCACCCTGGAGAGGGCCAAGAAGAGGTTTTCCAGCAGGCAGGTGCCAACCGCCGCCAAACCTAAGAACTGGCGTTGTCCTGACTTCGCCCCGAGAGACGGGGGCCTTCATTCGCTGCCAGGTGGCGTCGGGGAACCCGAGCTTCCCGTACCCTCGCCGCTCCACTGTCTGTCGGCCCGGCCTTTCTCCAAAGTAAACCCCTCTGCACACA GGTCTGCGTGGGATAAGCAGTTTGCCAGGGATAAATCTCATCCCCCTGTCAGGGCCGGTAAACCTCGTTCACCCTCGGCTCCTCGAGAGAGGCCGCTACCTGACTGGAGGTCACTGGGGCCGCAGCCGCCTAAGCCCCCCAGGCCTCCGTCGGTAGACGTCACCTGTTACCTCCGACACACACTTCGCG TGTCACCAGGTCTTCGAGCACCAAACGAGGAGCCAAAAGCCGTGCCCCCGTCCGTGTCCCACTATGTTCTAGACGCTCCAGAGTTTCCAGACTTTGAGAACTCGCAGATGGAAACGACCCAGAGCGAGGCTTTTGACATTGCTTCACTAGAACTGGAGGCCTTTGACTTAGTCAGCACCGACCTTCCTGTACCAGAGGACCGCCGGCTCATCTGTTTCAAGGAACCCGACTCACCGGTGTGTGATCCTCCGGAGCCCCATTTCACCACCGGCATCCGAGACCTGAACCTTGGCAGTCAACGCATACTGCCCCTCGATCCAGCCAGCTTCCCTGAACCAATAAACTTCTCAGCTTTCCCACAGCTTGCCGCGTCAGAGCGATGGGCTCAAAGGGAGGAGGTGATCGTAGATCCTCTTTCTAGCACTCAAGCTGATGAGTCAGATGCGGGAGATGCTGAGTCCCACTCTGCTACGCAGGAAACCGACAGTGGGAGCCACACAGGGTTGAATGACGTGATTCAATCGCACGCGAG TGTATCGCGACAGGACAGTTACAACGACGCGTGGAATAACGTGTATGAGGATGTTGACAATGTCAACAAATTGTTCTCGGGCCAGAACTCGCGTAAGCTAAAGGGCAGTCTGAAGA ATCCGTATGCGCACAACCACCCTAcg AAGGAGGAGGCGTGTCTTCACATATGGCCGCGGAATCCGTG GGGCACCGTGTCCGGAGAACACGCTCAGCTGGTACATAACTATGTCCACAG TCAAGGCCGCCAGAGCCCCAACAATGCTGACCTTAAAGAACAGCGGAAGAGGGAAAAGCAGCGACTGGAGAAGgacaaaaaagtccaaaaagaaagggagaagaaggaaaatgaaatgaaaaagaagttCAAA GTGACCGGCGAAGAGGAGGCCATGTACCACGCCAAGGTGATCGCGGCGAGCAAGGTCCGCAAGCACGACCTGCCGGTGCAGAGCGGGGACACCGTCAGCATCATTCGCACCACCAGCTGCCCCAAAGGCCGATGGCTGGCCCGGGACGCCAACCACAAGT ATGGTTATATCTCCGTGATGAACGTGGAACTGAACATCAAGGAGATGCTGGAGCTCGGCAAGAAGGCCCAAGCAGCCGGACGAGGGGGCAACCCGGAGGGAGACACCATCAGCATTGGGAGCAG ATCCTCGGCCCAGCCGGTGCTAACGAGCAGCT TCACAGATGACAGTGAAGAGTGGGCCTGTGAAGATGAGaccctctccccctccagtGAAAGCCA TAGCTATCCCCATCAGACGGCCTCACTGCCCGAGATGT CATGTGGCCATGTCAGCGCCCCGCAAACTCTCAGCGACGCCAACCTGGAAGACCTACACACTCA AACCAGACACGAGGCGCTGCAGAAACTCGCCATCTTCTTTCAGCACAGTAGAGAGGAGTCAGATGACATCCCCGCGACCCCTGCAAAGTATGATATTCTCCATGACCTCGTCTACGACTTTACCTCTTTAACCTGCATCTACAGATGCGGTCATATTCAAAATATGCAATCGGCAAccattttaatgctttttatcTCTTTCCGATGCACAGTGCCAAAAAATCAGGTGAGtttacagttgtttttttgttttttttcttcttatgaCTCCACTGTTGTCACCACTCGTGTCACTCACACTGATAACGGGGAAGCTAATAGTGGGACACCCGTAATCTCTTACAGGGCTCGATAG
- the LOC120815684 gene encoding uncharacterized protein LOC120815684 isoform X7: MEEGLSNFKALRAKFQEEALLARSKASRPAVSEKPKRFSPPGGHCCSVVSGINVALENHPPVVPRVIFRDDLRASGGRRPISFPPRPQQTSPPSPPGNGDATTRQSLRDRHMPLVLPVLPVKERKTELPAQKEHKGEPEPWREVPPQTKIKKKPLLLPFKSAKVSKVSAQNGEGPTYADLTTRPCSAPGEFPSVERQTAEGGVLLRDEQSPEFPVADIPITPPPAETSGDSNNKFVSTLERAKKRFSSRQVPTAAKPKNWRCPDFAPRDGGLHSLPGGVGEPELPVPSPLHCLSARPFSKVNPSAHRSAWDKQFARDKSHPPVRAGKPRSPSAPRERPLPDWRSLGPQPPKPPRPPSVDVTCYLRHTLRVSPGLRAPNEEPKAVPPSVSHYVLDAPEFPDFENSQMETTQSEAFDIASLELEAFDLVSTDLPVPEDRRLICFKEPDSPVCDPPEPHFTTGIRDLNLGSQRILPLDPASFPEPINFSAFPQLAASERWAQREEVIVDPLSSTQADESDAGDAESHSATQETDSGSHTGLNDVIQSHASVSRQDSYNDAWNNVYEDVDNVNKLFSGQNSHPYAHNHPTKEEACLHIWPRNPCQGRQSPNNADLKEQRKREKQRLEKDKKVQKEREKKENEMKKKFKVTGEEEAMYHAKVIAASKVRKHDLPVQSGDTVSIIRTTSCPKGRWLARDANHKYGYISVMNVELNIKEMLELGKKAQAAGRGGNPEGDTISIGSRSSAQPVLTSSFTDDSEEWACEDETLSPSSESHSYPHQTASLPEMSCGHVSAPQTLSDANLEDLHTQTRHEALQKLAIFFQHSREESDDIPATPAKLLVWR, translated from the exons ATGGAAGAG GGACTGAGCAACTTCAAAGCTCTGAGGGCCAAGTTTCAGGAGGAGGCTCTCCTCGCTCGATCCAAAGCCAGTCGGCCAGCTGTTTCAGAGAAACCCAAGCGCTTTTCTCCTCCTGGAGGTCACTGCTGCTCCGTGGTCAGCGGTATTAACGTCGCTCTAGAAAACCACCCGCCGGTGGTTCCCCGGGTCATCTTCAGAGACGATCTGCGGGCTTCCGGAGGCAGGCGACCAATTTCCTTTCCCCCGCGACCTCAGCAGACCTCCCCGCCTTCTCCCCCGGGTAATGGAGACGCCACAACGAGGCAGTCCCTCAGGGACCGACACATGCCTCTAGTTCTCCCTGTCCTGCCTGTAAAAGAGCGAAAGACTGAGCTGCCAGCCCAAAAGGAGCACAAAGGGGAACCGGAGCCCTGGCGAGAAGTCCCGCCGCAAACGAAAATCAAGAAGAAGCCTCTGCTGCTTCCTTTCAAGTCAGCCAAAGTGTCAAAGGTCAGCGCACAGAATGGAGAGGGGCCTACGTATGCTGATTTGACCACCAGGCCCTGCAGCGCTCCCGGTGAGTTCCCCTCGGTGGAAAGGCAAACCGCAGAAGGCGGCGTTTTGCTCCGCGACGAGCAATCTCCCGAGTTCCCCGTCGCCGACATCCCGATCACCCCTCCTCCCGCGGAGACGAGCGGCGATTCCAACAACAAATTCGTGAGCACCCTGGAGAGGGCCAAGAAGAGGTTTTCCAGCAGGCAGGTGCCAACCGCCGCCAAACCTAAGAACTGGCGTTGTCCTGACTTCGCCCCGAGAGACGGGGGCCTTCATTCGCTGCCAGGTGGCGTCGGGGAACCCGAGCTTCCCGTACCCTCGCCGCTCCACTGTCTGTCGGCCCGGCCTTTCTCCAAAGTAAACCCCTCTGCACACA GGTCTGCGTGGGATAAGCAGTTTGCCAGGGATAAATCTCATCCCCCTGTCAGGGCCGGTAAACCTCGTTCACCCTCGGCTCCTCGAGAGAGGCCGCTACCTGACTGGAGGTCACTGGGGCCGCAGCCGCCTAAGCCCCCCAGGCCTCCGTCGGTAGACGTCACCTGTTACCTCCGACACACACTTCGCG TGTCACCAGGTCTTCGAGCACCAAACGAGGAGCCAAAAGCCGTGCCCCCGTCCGTGTCCCACTATGTTCTAGACGCTCCAGAGTTTCCAGACTTTGAGAACTCGCAGATGGAAACGACCCAGAGCGAGGCTTTTGACATTGCTTCACTAGAACTGGAGGCCTTTGACTTAGTCAGCACCGACCTTCCTGTACCAGAGGACCGCCGGCTCATCTGTTTCAAGGAACCCGACTCACCGGTGTGTGATCCTCCGGAGCCCCATTTCACCACCGGCATCCGAGACCTGAACCTTGGCAGTCAACGCATACTGCCCCTCGATCCAGCCAGCTTCCCTGAACCAATAAACTTCTCAGCTTTCCCACAGCTTGCCGCGTCAGAGCGATGGGCTCAAAGGGAGGAGGTGATCGTAGATCCTCTTTCTAGCACTCAAGCTGATGAGTCAGATGCGGGAGATGCTGAGTCCCACTCTGCTACGCAGGAAACCGACAGTGGGAGCCACACAGGGTTGAATGACGTGATTCAATCGCACGCGAG TGTATCGCGACAGGACAGTTACAACGACGCGTGGAATAACGTGTATGAGGATGTTGACAATGTCAACAAATTGTTCTCGGGCCAGAACTCGC ATCCGTATGCGCACAACCACCCTAcg AAGGAGGAGGCGTGTCTTCACATATGGCCGCGGAATCCGTG TCAAGGCCGCCAGAGCCCCAACAATGCTGACCTTAAAGAACAGCGGAAGAGGGAAAAGCAGCGACTGGAGAAGgacaaaaaagtccaaaaagaaagggagaagaaggaaaatgaaatgaaaaagaagttCAAA GTGACCGGCGAAGAGGAGGCCATGTACCACGCCAAGGTGATCGCGGCGAGCAAGGTCCGCAAGCACGACCTGCCGGTGCAGAGCGGGGACACCGTCAGCATCATTCGCACCACCAGCTGCCCCAAAGGCCGATGGCTGGCCCGGGACGCCAACCACAAGT ATGGTTATATCTCCGTGATGAACGTGGAACTGAACATCAAGGAGATGCTGGAGCTCGGCAAGAAGGCCCAAGCAGCCGGACGAGGGGGCAACCCGGAGGGAGACACCATCAGCATTGGGAGCAG ATCCTCGGCCCAGCCGGTGCTAACGAGCAGCT TCACAGATGACAGTGAAGAGTGGGCCTGTGAAGATGAGaccctctccccctccagtGAAAGCCA TAGCTATCCCCATCAGACGGCCTCACTGCCCGAGATGT CATGTGGCCATGTCAGCGCCCCGCAAACTCTCAGCGACGCCAACCTGGAAGACCTACACACTCA AACCAGACACGAGGCGCTGCAGAAACTCGCCATCTTCTTTCAGCACAGTAGAGAGGAGTCAGATGACATCCCCGCGACCCCTGCAAA ACTTCTTGTGTGGCGTTGA
- the LOC120815684 gene encoding uncharacterized protein LOC120815684 isoform X4: MEEGLSNFKALRAKFQEEALLARSKASRPAVSEKPKRFSPPGGHCCSVVSGINVALENHPPVVPRVIFRDDLRASGGRRPISFPPRPQQTSPPSPPGNGDATTRQSLRDRHMPLVLPVLPVKERKTELPAQKEHKGEPEPWREVPPQTKIKKKPLLLPFKSAKVSKVSAQNGEGPTYADLTTRPCSAPGEFPSVERQTAEGGVLLRDEQSPEFPVADIPITPPPAETSGDSNNKFVSTLERAKKRFSSRQVPTAAKPKNWRCPDFAPRDGGLHSLPGGVGEPELPVPSPLHCLSARPFSKVNPSAHRSAWDKQFARDKSHPPVRAGKPRSPSAPRERPLPDWRSLGPQPPKPPRPPSVDVTCYLRHTLRVSPGLRAPNEEPKAVPPSVSHYVLDAPEFPDFENSQMETTQSEAFDIASLELEAFDLVSTDLPVPEDRRLICFKEPDSPVCDPPEPHFTTGIRDLNLGSQRILPLDPASFPEPINFSAFPQLAASERWAQREEVIVDPLSSTQADESDAGDAESHSATQETDSGSHTGLNDVIQSHASVSRQDSYNDAWNNVYEDVDNVNKLFSGQNSRKLKGSLKNPYAHNHPTKEEACLHIWPRNPWGTVSGEHAQLVHNYVHSQGRQSPNNADLKEQRKREKQRLEKDKKVQKEREKKENEMKKKFKVTGEEEAMYHAKVIAASKVRKHDLPVQSGDTVSIIRTTSCPKGRWLARDANHKYGYISVMNVELNIKEMLELGKKAQAAGRGGNPEGDTISIGSRSSAQPVLTSSFTDDSEEWACEDETLSPSSESHSYPHQTASLPEMSCGHVSAPQTLSDANLEDLHTQTRHEALQKLAIFFQHSREESDDIPATPAKLLVWR, from the exons ATGGAAGAG GGACTGAGCAACTTCAAAGCTCTGAGGGCCAAGTTTCAGGAGGAGGCTCTCCTCGCTCGATCCAAAGCCAGTCGGCCAGCTGTTTCAGAGAAACCCAAGCGCTTTTCTCCTCCTGGAGGTCACTGCTGCTCCGTGGTCAGCGGTATTAACGTCGCTCTAGAAAACCACCCGCCGGTGGTTCCCCGGGTCATCTTCAGAGACGATCTGCGGGCTTCCGGAGGCAGGCGACCAATTTCCTTTCCCCCGCGACCTCAGCAGACCTCCCCGCCTTCTCCCCCGGGTAATGGAGACGCCACAACGAGGCAGTCCCTCAGGGACCGACACATGCCTCTAGTTCTCCCTGTCCTGCCTGTAAAAGAGCGAAAGACTGAGCTGCCAGCCCAAAAGGAGCACAAAGGGGAACCGGAGCCCTGGCGAGAAGTCCCGCCGCAAACGAAAATCAAGAAGAAGCCTCTGCTGCTTCCTTTCAAGTCAGCCAAAGTGTCAAAGGTCAGCGCACAGAATGGAGAGGGGCCTACGTATGCTGATTTGACCACCAGGCCCTGCAGCGCTCCCGGTGAGTTCCCCTCGGTGGAAAGGCAAACCGCAGAAGGCGGCGTTTTGCTCCGCGACGAGCAATCTCCCGAGTTCCCCGTCGCCGACATCCCGATCACCCCTCCTCCCGCGGAGACGAGCGGCGATTCCAACAACAAATTCGTGAGCACCCTGGAGAGGGCCAAGAAGAGGTTTTCCAGCAGGCAGGTGCCAACCGCCGCCAAACCTAAGAACTGGCGTTGTCCTGACTTCGCCCCGAGAGACGGGGGCCTTCATTCGCTGCCAGGTGGCGTCGGGGAACCCGAGCTTCCCGTACCCTCGCCGCTCCACTGTCTGTCGGCCCGGCCTTTCTCCAAAGTAAACCCCTCTGCACACA GGTCTGCGTGGGATAAGCAGTTTGCCAGGGATAAATCTCATCCCCCTGTCAGGGCCGGTAAACCTCGTTCACCCTCGGCTCCTCGAGAGAGGCCGCTACCTGACTGGAGGTCACTGGGGCCGCAGCCGCCTAAGCCCCCCAGGCCTCCGTCGGTAGACGTCACCTGTTACCTCCGACACACACTTCGCG TGTCACCAGGTCTTCGAGCACCAAACGAGGAGCCAAAAGCCGTGCCCCCGTCCGTGTCCCACTATGTTCTAGACGCTCCAGAGTTTCCAGACTTTGAGAACTCGCAGATGGAAACGACCCAGAGCGAGGCTTTTGACATTGCTTCACTAGAACTGGAGGCCTTTGACTTAGTCAGCACCGACCTTCCTGTACCAGAGGACCGCCGGCTCATCTGTTTCAAGGAACCCGACTCACCGGTGTGTGATCCTCCGGAGCCCCATTTCACCACCGGCATCCGAGACCTGAACCTTGGCAGTCAACGCATACTGCCCCTCGATCCAGCCAGCTTCCCTGAACCAATAAACTTCTCAGCTTTCCCACAGCTTGCCGCGTCAGAGCGATGGGCTCAAAGGGAGGAGGTGATCGTAGATCCTCTTTCTAGCACTCAAGCTGATGAGTCAGATGCGGGAGATGCTGAGTCCCACTCTGCTACGCAGGAAACCGACAGTGGGAGCCACACAGGGTTGAATGACGTGATTCAATCGCACGCGAG TGTATCGCGACAGGACAGTTACAACGACGCGTGGAATAACGTGTATGAGGATGTTGACAATGTCAACAAATTGTTCTCGGGCCAGAACTCGCGTAAGCTAAAGGGCAGTCTGAAGA ATCCGTATGCGCACAACCACCCTAcg AAGGAGGAGGCGTGTCTTCACATATGGCCGCGGAATCCGTG GGGCACCGTGTCCGGAGAACACGCTCAGCTGGTACATAACTATGTCCACAG TCAAGGCCGCCAGAGCCCCAACAATGCTGACCTTAAAGAACAGCGGAAGAGGGAAAAGCAGCGACTGGAGAAGgacaaaaaagtccaaaaagaaagggagaagaaggaaaatgaaatgaaaaagaagttCAAA GTGACCGGCGAAGAGGAGGCCATGTACCACGCCAAGGTGATCGCGGCGAGCAAGGTCCGCAAGCACGACCTGCCGGTGCAGAGCGGGGACACCGTCAGCATCATTCGCACCACCAGCTGCCCCAAAGGCCGATGGCTGGCCCGGGACGCCAACCACAAGT ATGGTTATATCTCCGTGATGAACGTGGAACTGAACATCAAGGAGATGCTGGAGCTCGGCAAGAAGGCCCAAGCAGCCGGACGAGGGGGCAACCCGGAGGGAGACACCATCAGCATTGGGAGCAG ATCCTCGGCCCAGCCGGTGCTAACGAGCAGCT TCACAGATGACAGTGAAGAGTGGGCCTGTGAAGATGAGaccctctccccctccagtGAAAGCCA TAGCTATCCCCATCAGACGGCCTCACTGCCCGAGATGT CATGTGGCCATGTCAGCGCCCCGCAAACTCTCAGCGACGCCAACCTGGAAGACCTACACACTCA AACCAGACACGAGGCGCTGCAGAAACTCGCCATCTTCTTTCAGCACAGTAGAGAGGAGTCAGATGACATCCCCGCGACCCCTGCAAA ACTTCTTGTGTGGCGTTGA
- the LOC120815684 gene encoding uncharacterized protein LOC120815684 isoform X3 — protein MEEGLSNFKALRAKFQEEALLARSKASRPAVSEKPKRFSPPGGHCCSVVSGINVALENHPPVVPRVIFRDDLRASGGRRPISFPPRPQQTSPPSPPGNGDATTRQSLRDRHMPLVLPVLPVKERKTELPAQKEHKGEPEPWREVPPQTKIKKKPLLLPFKSAKVSKVSAQNGEGPTYADLTTRPCSAPGEFPSVERQTAEGGVLLRDEQSPEFPVADIPITPPPAETSGDSNNKFVSTLERAKKRFSSRQVPTAAKPKNWRCPDFAPRDGGLHSLPGGVGEPELPVPSPLHCLSARPFSKVNPSAHRSAWDKQFARDKSHPPVRAGKPRSPSAPRERPLPDWRSLGPQPPKPPRPPSVDVTCYLRHTLRVSPGLRAPNEEPKAVPPSVSHYVLDAPEFPDFENSQMETTQSEAFDIASLELEAFDLVSTDLPVPEDRRLICFKEPDSPVCDPPEPHFTTGIRDLNLGSQRILPLDPASFPEPINFSAFPQLAASERWAQREEVIVDPLSSTQADESDAGDAESHSATQETDSGSHTGLNDVIQSHASVSRQDSYNDAWNNVYEDVDNVNKLFSGQNSRKLKGSLKNPYAHNHPTKEEACLHIWPRNPWGTVSGEHAQLVHNYVHSQGRQSPNNADLKEQRKREKQRLEKDKKVQKEREKKENEMKKKFKVTGEEEAMYHAKVIAASKVRKHDLPVQSGDTVSIIRTTSCPKGRWLARDANHKYGYISVMNVELNIKEMLELGKKAQAAGRGGNPEGDTISIGSRSSAQPVLTSSFTDDSEEWACEDETLSPSSESHSYPHQTASLPEMSCGHVSAPQTLSDANLEDLHTQTRHEALQKLAIFFQHSREESDDIPATPANAKKSDFLCGVEEPPLPEQKVDFPEVELLPPPPLYADAF, from the exons ATGGAAGAG GGACTGAGCAACTTCAAAGCTCTGAGGGCCAAGTTTCAGGAGGAGGCTCTCCTCGCTCGATCCAAAGCCAGTCGGCCAGCTGTTTCAGAGAAACCCAAGCGCTTTTCTCCTCCTGGAGGTCACTGCTGCTCCGTGGTCAGCGGTATTAACGTCGCTCTAGAAAACCACCCGCCGGTGGTTCCCCGGGTCATCTTCAGAGACGATCTGCGGGCTTCCGGAGGCAGGCGACCAATTTCCTTTCCCCCGCGACCTCAGCAGACCTCCCCGCCTTCTCCCCCGGGTAATGGAGACGCCACAACGAGGCAGTCCCTCAGGGACCGACACATGCCTCTAGTTCTCCCTGTCCTGCCTGTAAAAGAGCGAAAGACTGAGCTGCCAGCCCAAAAGGAGCACAAAGGGGAACCGGAGCCCTGGCGAGAAGTCCCGCCGCAAACGAAAATCAAGAAGAAGCCTCTGCTGCTTCCTTTCAAGTCAGCCAAAGTGTCAAAGGTCAGCGCACAGAATGGAGAGGGGCCTACGTATGCTGATTTGACCACCAGGCCCTGCAGCGCTCCCGGTGAGTTCCCCTCGGTGGAAAGGCAAACCGCAGAAGGCGGCGTTTTGCTCCGCGACGAGCAATCTCCCGAGTTCCCCGTCGCCGACATCCCGATCACCCCTCCTCCCGCGGAGACGAGCGGCGATTCCAACAACAAATTCGTGAGCACCCTGGAGAGGGCCAAGAAGAGGTTTTCCAGCAGGCAGGTGCCAACCGCCGCCAAACCTAAGAACTGGCGTTGTCCTGACTTCGCCCCGAGAGACGGGGGCCTTCATTCGCTGCCAGGTGGCGTCGGGGAACCCGAGCTTCCCGTACCCTCGCCGCTCCACTGTCTGTCGGCCCGGCCTTTCTCCAAAGTAAACCCCTCTGCACACA GGTCTGCGTGGGATAAGCAGTTTGCCAGGGATAAATCTCATCCCCCTGTCAGGGCCGGTAAACCTCGTTCACCCTCGGCTCCTCGAGAGAGGCCGCTACCTGACTGGAGGTCACTGGGGCCGCAGCCGCCTAAGCCCCCCAGGCCTCCGTCGGTAGACGTCACCTGTTACCTCCGACACACACTTCGCG TGTCACCAGGTCTTCGAGCACCAAACGAGGAGCCAAAAGCCGTGCCCCCGTCCGTGTCCCACTATGTTCTAGACGCTCCAGAGTTTCCAGACTTTGAGAACTCGCAGATGGAAACGACCCAGAGCGAGGCTTTTGACATTGCTTCACTAGAACTGGAGGCCTTTGACTTAGTCAGCACCGACCTTCCTGTACCAGAGGACCGCCGGCTCATCTGTTTCAAGGAACCCGACTCACCGGTGTGTGATCCTCCGGAGCCCCATTTCACCACCGGCATCCGAGACCTGAACCTTGGCAGTCAACGCATACTGCCCCTCGATCCAGCCAGCTTCCCTGAACCAATAAACTTCTCAGCTTTCCCACAGCTTGCCGCGTCAGAGCGATGGGCTCAAAGGGAGGAGGTGATCGTAGATCCTCTTTCTAGCACTCAAGCTGATGAGTCAGATGCGGGAGATGCTGAGTCCCACTCTGCTACGCAGGAAACCGACAGTGGGAGCCACACAGGGTTGAATGACGTGATTCAATCGCACGCGAG TGTATCGCGACAGGACAGTTACAACGACGCGTGGAATAACGTGTATGAGGATGTTGACAATGTCAACAAATTGTTCTCGGGCCAGAACTCGCGTAAGCTAAAGGGCAGTCTGAAGA ATCCGTATGCGCACAACCACCCTAcg AAGGAGGAGGCGTGTCTTCACATATGGCCGCGGAATCCGTG GGGCACCGTGTCCGGAGAACACGCTCAGCTGGTACATAACTATGTCCACAG TCAAGGCCGCCAGAGCCCCAACAATGCTGACCTTAAAGAACAGCGGAAGAGGGAAAAGCAGCGACTGGAGAAGgacaaaaaagtccaaaaagaaagggagaagaaggaaaatgaaatgaaaaagaagttCAAA GTGACCGGCGAAGAGGAGGCCATGTACCACGCCAAGGTGATCGCGGCGAGCAAGGTCCGCAAGCACGACCTGCCGGTGCAGAGCGGGGACACCGTCAGCATCATTCGCACCACCAGCTGCCCCAAAGGCCGATGGCTGGCCCGGGACGCCAACCACAAGT ATGGTTATATCTCCGTGATGAACGTGGAACTGAACATCAAGGAGATGCTGGAGCTCGGCAAGAAGGCCCAAGCAGCCGGACGAGGGGGCAACCCGGAGGGAGACACCATCAGCATTGGGAGCAG ATCCTCGGCCCAGCCGGTGCTAACGAGCAGCT TCACAGATGACAGTGAAGAGTGGGCCTGTGAAGATGAGaccctctccccctccagtGAAAGCCA TAGCTATCCCCATCAGACGGCCTCACTGCCCGAGATGT CATGTGGCCATGTCAGCGCCCCGCAAACTCTCAGCGACGCCAACCTGGAAGACCTACACACTCA AACCAGACACGAGGCGCTGCAGAAACTCGCCATCTTCTTTCAGCACAGTAGAGAGGAGTCAGATGACATCCCCGCGACCCCTGCAAA TGCCAAAAAATCAG ACTTCTTGTGTGGCGTTGAGGAGCCTCCGTTGCC TGAACAGAAGGTTGACTTCCCAGAGGTGGAACTCCTTCCTCCCCCGCCGCTGTACGCAGACGCCTTCTGA